In Arachis hypogaea cultivar Tifrunner chromosome 2, arahy.Tifrunner.gnm2.J5K5, whole genome shotgun sequence, a genomic segment contains:
- the LOC112760146 gene encoding nuclear pore complex protein NUP160-like isoform X6, protein MGTDSTLAGKEVPIIGTDVFRWIELSVPSSSSNIPTAVDGTNATTIAPPTVDDRASCFVLEDPSAYLIWRIHKLQPHALELLELNASKELPKAGLRFIFPYQLCPFAFVCKNEISRNSRFPYLLYVLTVTGVAYLLKIRNVSAYASSALFPAEDLFELNVCDYVSNHVPITAVTATAGCVVVGRSDGSVCCFRLGVIDTSAPGFVHELRDEAGVSRLWGLMSRGKMVGAVQDMEISELHGKRFVFVLHSDGTLRIWDLSSHSRVFNHTVTGATFRRLWVGQFDPDSSTIPLSILYKHGLDEELEMISLHSIRYNFGERNVFSMDPSVQNITLEEGQCLDVKITLDKIWILKDDELVSHMLTTNVEEVEAFSYALQEEVVADQLFQSSEHQADEILQIACSIFSSSKEDVVPFISSIFLRKLLLPGVHHNAALHATLAEYSRHLPESDLQALTADGLKQEVLSLIEHEVGSEKLSILHSWKCFLTRYFHNWCKNNAIYGLLVDSSTDAVGLIRKSSVSIFRSLEDIERIVEGSSDEVGELTGLVDLLDDDLECEILVELLRCVMSFSQQLGKTASSIFYESVLTAPVISSEDIVHCIVKILETGSCISGPNEKELIDHKSLRKLSAEMFLSLQSLYRKASAWSRILNVIQGFLKFLVPQKIIQNFDTEVSSNINSSIIVHTTYQISKVMFESAWDFLLFLSYLVDIGGQVHLSHDDITKIQLEIVPMLQEIIFEWLIINFFAITPSAPATTEDFNSKLSSLHIDCNTGKQLWNEKLGRRDFTLAFILLLNVRSSSTDHGHLLKRFPNMQSFVNRMRDFISWIIWGQSGGSSNFLSRSIDLAFILFKHGQYEAAEQLLMMAEAHLLKEKTSQSIQESDGGWCIRQHLLGCCLLAQVQCGLHTTQKDNKVFDAIRCFFRSSSGNGASEALQSLSEDVGIPYLGFSGCASTAAWKLQYYQWAMQLFERYSISEGACQFALAALEQVDEAMKDENNPVNGSITTTRGRLWANVFIFALDLGRYYDAYCAIVSNPDEESKYICLRRFIIVLYEQGAIKILCSNKLPLIGLVEKVEQELAWKAERSDISAKPNLYKLLYAFQMHQHNWRRAANYMYMYSTRLRTEAASKDYQGSSLMLQERLNALSAAINSLHLVHPAYAWIDPPANGSSLLGEHYPTDNDAEPERWQSCIDVEKLENEFVLTSAEYKLSLVNVKWTFSGKDGALSDLAELLVNNNLYDMAFTILLRFFKGSALKRELERVLSAISLRCCLDKVESTWVEEHGQLVTSSKLEMVVHGSPVTHHTTPQTDGSSCWATLKIYLEKYKEFHGRLPVIVAETLLRADPQIELPLWLVQLFKEGQKERMSGMSGRESNPASLFQLYVSYGRYTEATNLLLECIQSFASVRPADIIRRKRSFAAWFPYTTIERLLYQLEELTRKGHMVEQCDKLKRMLLSSLQNHLKTLKVDSEDAISVSS, encoded by the exons ATGGGAACTGATTCCACTCTCGCCGGCAAGGAAGTCCCCATCATCGGAACCGACGTCTTTCGGTGGATCGAACTCTCCGTCCCTTCTTCCTCCTCCAACATCCCCACCGCCGTCGACGGCACCAACGCCACCACAATTGCTCCTCCCACCGTTGACGACCGCGCTTCCTGCTTCGTCCTCGAAGATCCTTCAGCTTATCTAATTTG GAGAATCCACAAGTTGCAGCCTCATGCTCTTGAGCTTCTTGAGCTCAATGCTTCGAAGGAATTACCCAAAGCCGGTCTCAGATTCATATTCCCTTACCAGCTTTGTCCATTTGCATTCGTCTGCAAAAATGAG ATTAGTAGGAATTCTAGGTTTCCTTACTTGTTATATGTGTTGACTGTGACTGGGGTGGCCTATCTTTTGAAAATTCGGAATGTTTCGGCTTATGCATCGAGTGCCCTCTTCCCAGCAGAGGATCTTTTCGAGCTTAATGTGTGCGATTATGTTTCTAATCATGTGCCGATAACTGCTGTTACTGCAACGGCTGGGTGTGTTGTTGTTGGCAGAAGTGATGGTTCTGTGTGCTGTTTCCGCCTTGGCGTGATTGACACAAGTGCTCCTG GTTTTGTGCATGAGCTGAGAGATGAAGCTGGAGTCAGCCGTTTGTGGGGTTTGATGTCACG GGGTAAAATGGTGGGTGCTGTACAGGACATGGAAATATCTGAGTTACATGGGAAAAGGTTTGTGTTTGTGCTTCATTCAGATGGGACATTACGAATTTGGGATCTTTCATCTCATAGCAGGGTCTTTAATCATACCGTAACAG GTGCTACCTTTCGAAGGTTATGGGTGGGTCAATTTGACCCTGATTCAAGTACAATTCCTCTGTCAATTTTATACAAACACGGTTTG GATGAAGAGTTGGAGATGATTTCTTTACATAGTATCCGATATAATTTTGGGGAGAGAAATGTTTTTTCTATGGATCCTTCAGTGCAAAATATCACCTTGGAGGAG GGACAATGCCTTGACGTTAAAATAACACTGGATAAGATATGGATATTGAAAGATGATGAATTGGTTTCACACATGTTAACAACAAACGTTGAGGA GGTAGAAGCATTTTCTTATGCTTTACAAGAAGAAGTTGTTGCTGATCAGCTGTTTCAAAGTTCAGAACATCAAGCAGATGAAATCTTGCAAATTGCATGTTCAATATTTTCATCTTCAAAG GAGGATGTTGTGCCATTTATATCTTCTATATTCCTGCGCAAACTGCTTCTTCCTGGGGTGCATCATAATGCTGCTTTGCATGCAACACTTGCTGAATATAGCAGGCATTTGCCTGAATCTGACTTACAAGCATTAACTGCTGATGGACTAAAACAGGAGGTTCTGTCACTCATTGAACATGAG GTTGGTTCTGAAAAGCTGTCCATACTGCATTCTTGGAAATGTTTTCTGACCCGCTATTTCCACAATTGGTGCAAGAACAATGCAATATATGGCTTGCTTGTTGATTCTTCAACTGATGCTGTTGGTTTAATCAGAAAAAGTTCGGTTTCAATTTTTCGGTCTTTGGAAGATATTGAGCGGATTGTAGAAG GGTCTTCAGATGAAGTTGGTGAGCTCACAGGCCTTGTGGATTTACTTGATGATGATCTTGAATGTGAAATTCTGGTCGAATTACTTAGATGTGTTATGAGTTTCAGCCAACAGTTGGGCAAAACTGCATCCTCTATTTTTTATGAATCAGTTTTAACTGCACCAGTGATTTCATCTGAAGACATTGTTCACTGTATAGTGAAGATTCTGGAAACTGGATCTTGTATATCAGGGCCCAATGAGAAGGAGCTTATAGATCACAAAAGCTTGAGAAAACTTTCTGCTGAAATGTTCTTATCTCTTCAAAGCTTGTACAGAAAGGCTTCTGCATGGAGCAGAATTTTAAATGTAATTCAGGGTTTCTTGAAATTTTTGGTTCCACagaaaataatacaaaattttgataCTGAAGTGTCATCAAATATAAACTCCTCCATTATAGTGCATACTACTTATCAGATTTCGAAAGTGATGTTTGAATCTGCCTGGGATTTCCTTCTATTTTTAAGTTATCTGGTGGACATCGGTGGTCAG GTCCACTTGTCACATGATGATATCACCAAAATACAACTTGAGATAGTTCCAATGCTtcaagaaattatttttgaatggCTAATCATCAACTTCTTTGCCATCACACCATCTGCACCAGCTACAACTGAGGACTTCAATTCTAAACTTTCATCATTACATATAG ATTGCAACACGGGGAAACAATTATGGAATGAGAAGCTTGGTAGACGCGACTTTACATTGGCTTTTATATTGCTGCTAAATGTTAGAAGTTCATCAACAGACCATGGCCACCTTTTAAAAAGATTTCCAAATATGCAGAGCTTTGTTAACAGGATGAGAGACTTTATCAGTTGGATCATATGGGGCCAGTCTGGTGGATCATCTAATTTCCTGAGTCGTTCAATTGATCTTGCATTTATCCTTTTCAAGCATGGCCAGTATGAGGCTGCTGAG CAATTGCTGATGATGGCGGAAGCACATCTTCTAAAGGAGAAGACATCCCAAAGTATTCAAGAATCTGATGGTGGATGGTGCATACGCCAACATCTTCTAGGATGCTGCCTCCTTGCACAGGTGCAGTGTGGATTGCATACAACACAGAAGGACAACAAGGTTTTTGATGCCATTCGCTGTTTCTTCAG ATCTTCATCTGGAAATGGTGCATCCGAGGCTTTGCAGAGTTTGTCTGAAGATGTCGGAATTCCGTATCTTGGTTTTA GTGGTTGTGCATCAACGGCTGCTTGGAAGCTTCAATACTATCAATGGGCTATGCAGTTATTTGAACGATATAGTATTAGTGAAGGTGCTTGCCAGTTTGCTCTTGCTGCACTTGAACAAGTTGATGAAGCTATGAAAGATGAGAATAACCCGGTTAATGGATCCATTACAACCACAAGGGGCCGACTATGGGCGAATGTCTTCATATTTGCATTAGACCTTGGTCGCTATTATGATGCTTATTGTGCAATAGTTTCAAATCCAGATGAGGAGAGCAAATACATCTGCTTGAGGCGTTTCATAATTGTTCTTTACGAACAAGGTGCTATAAAG ATTCTTTGTAGCAATAAACTTCCCCTTATTGGGCTAGTGGAAAAGGTAGAGCAAGAGCTTGCTTGGAAG GCTGAACGATCAGATATTTCTGCAAAGCCAAACTTGTACAAGTTGCTCTATGCATTTCAAATGCATCAGCATAATTGGCGACGAGCAGCAAATTACATGTATATGTATTCAACTCGTTTGAGAACTGAAGCTGCTTCAAAAGATTACCAAGGCAGTTCATTGATGTTGCAAGAGAGGCTGAATGCACTCTCCGCTGCTATCAATTCACTACACCTTGTTCATCCTGCATATGCCTGGATTGATCCACCAGCTAATGGAAGTTCTCTTCTTGGTGAACATTACCCAA CTGATAATGATGCTGAGCCTGAAAGGTGGCAGTCTTGTATTGATGTTGAAAAACTCGAGAATGAGTTTGTGCTAACTTCAGCAGAGTATAAGCTATCGCTGGTAAATGTCAAGTGGACATTTTCTG GCAAAGATGGAGCCCTATCAGATTTGGCTGAACTTCTTGTCAACAATAATTTGTATGATATGGCCTTCACGATCCTTCTCAGATTTTTCAAGGGTTCAGCACTGAAGAG GGAATTGGAAAGAGTTTTATCTGCTATTTCATTGAGATGCTGTCTTGATAAAGTAGAATCTACTTGGGTTGA ggaacaTGGCCAGTTAGTGACGTCTTCTAAGCTTGAGATGGTTGTCCATGGTTCACCTGTTACACATCACACAACTCCACAAACTGACGGTAGTAGTTGCTGGGCAACTCTGAAGATTTACCTT GAAAAATATAAGGAATTTCATGGGAGATTGCCTGTTATTGTTGCCGAAACTCTTCTACGTGCAGATCCTCAGATTGAATTGCCCCTTTGGCTGGTTCAGTTGTTCAAG GAGGGACAAAAGGAAAGGATGTCCGGTATGAGTGGCCGGGAGTCAAATCCTGCATCTTTATTTCAGCTTTATGTTAGCTATGGTCGATATACAGAAGCTACTAATCTTTTGCTCGAGTGCATACAATCGTTTGCTTCAGTG AGGCCAGCGGATATTATTAGAAGGAAAAGATCCTTTGCTGCTTGGTTCCCATACACGACAATCGAGCGCCTACTATACCAACTTGAGGAATTGACTAGAAAGGGTCACATGGTAGAACAATGCGACAAGCTCAAAAGGATGCTTCTCAGTTCTTTGCAAAACCATCTAAAGACA CTAAAGGTGGACTCGGAAGATGCAATTTCTGTATCTTCATGA
- the LOC112760146 gene encoding nuclear pore complex protein NUP160-like isoform X3, which yields MGTDSTLAGKEVPIIGTDVFRWIELSVPSSSSNIPTAVDGTNATTIAPPTVDDRASCFVLEDPSAYLIWRIHKLQPHALELLELNASKELPKAGLRFIFPYQLCPFAFVCKNEISRNSRFPYLLYVLTVTGVAYLLKIRNVSAYASSALFPAEDLFELNVCDYVSNHVPITAVTATAGCVVVGRSDGSVCCFRLGVIDTSAPGFVHELRDEAGVSRLWGLMSRGKMVGAVQDMEISELHGKRFVFVLHSDGTLRIWDLSSHSRVFNHTVTGATFRRLWVGQFDPDSSTIPLSILYKHGLDEELEMISLHSIRYNFGERNVFSMDPSVQNITLEEGQCLDVKITLDKIWILKDDELVSHMLTTNVEEVEAFSYALQEEVVADQLFQSSEHQADEILQIACSIFSSSKEDVVPFISSIFLRKLLLPGVHHNAALHATLAEYSRHLPESDLQALTADGLKQEVLSLIEHEVGSEKLSILHSWKCFLTRYFHNWCKNNAIYGLLVDSSTDAVGLIRKSSVSIFRSLEDIERIVEDEVGELTGLVDLLDDDLECEILVELLRCVMSFSQQLGKTASSIFYESVLTAPVISSEDIVHCIVKILETGSCISGPNEKELIDHKSLRKLSAEMFLSLQSLYRKASAWSRILNVIQGFLKFLVPQKIIQNFDTEVSSNINSSIIVHTTYQISKVMFESAWDFLLFLSYLVDIGGQVHLSHDDITKIQLEIVPMLQEIIFEWLIINFFAITPSAPATTEDFNSKLSSLHIDCNTGKQLWNEKLGRRDFTLAFILLLNVRSSSTDHGHLLKRFPNMQSFVNRMRDFISWIIWGQSGGSSNFLSRSIDLAFILFKHGQYEAAEQLLMMAEAHLLKEKTSQSIQESDGGWCIRQHLLGCCLLAQVQCGLHTTQKDNKVFDAIRCFFRSSSGNGASEALQSLSEDVGIPYLGFSGCASTAAWKLQYYQWAMQLFERYSISEGACQFALAALEQVDEAMKDENNPVNGSITTTRGRLWANVFIFALDLGRYYDAYCAIVSNPDEESKYICLRRFIIVLYEQGAIKILCSNKLPLIGLVEKVEQELAWKAERSDISAKPNLYKLLYAFQMHQHNWRRAANYMYMYSTRLRTEAASKDYQGSSLMLQERLNALSAAINSLHLVHPAYAWIDPPANGSSLLGEHYPSKKAKRIPEDHSADNDAEPERWQSCIDVEKLENEFVLTSAEYKLSLVNVKWTFSGKDGALSDLAELLVNNNLYDMAFTILLRFFKGSALKRELERVLSAISLRCCLDKVESTWVEEHGQLVTSSKLEMVVHGSPVTHHTTPQTDGSSCWATLKIYLEKYKEFHGRLPVIVAETLLRADPQIELPLWLVQLFKEGQKERMSGMSGRESNPASLFQLYVSYGRYTEATNLLLECIQSFASVRPADIIRRKRSFAAWFPYTTIERLLYQLEELTRKGHMVEQCDKLKRMLLSSLQNHLKTLKVDSEDAISVSS from the exons ATGGGAACTGATTCCACTCTCGCCGGCAAGGAAGTCCCCATCATCGGAACCGACGTCTTTCGGTGGATCGAACTCTCCGTCCCTTCTTCCTCCTCCAACATCCCCACCGCCGTCGACGGCACCAACGCCACCACAATTGCTCCTCCCACCGTTGACGACCGCGCTTCCTGCTTCGTCCTCGAAGATCCTTCAGCTTATCTAATTTG GAGAATCCACAAGTTGCAGCCTCATGCTCTTGAGCTTCTTGAGCTCAATGCTTCGAAGGAATTACCCAAAGCCGGTCTCAGATTCATATTCCCTTACCAGCTTTGTCCATTTGCATTCGTCTGCAAAAATGAG ATTAGTAGGAATTCTAGGTTTCCTTACTTGTTATATGTGTTGACTGTGACTGGGGTGGCCTATCTTTTGAAAATTCGGAATGTTTCGGCTTATGCATCGAGTGCCCTCTTCCCAGCAGAGGATCTTTTCGAGCTTAATGTGTGCGATTATGTTTCTAATCATGTGCCGATAACTGCTGTTACTGCAACGGCTGGGTGTGTTGTTGTTGGCAGAAGTGATGGTTCTGTGTGCTGTTTCCGCCTTGGCGTGATTGACACAAGTGCTCCTG GTTTTGTGCATGAGCTGAGAGATGAAGCTGGAGTCAGCCGTTTGTGGGGTTTGATGTCACG GGGTAAAATGGTGGGTGCTGTACAGGACATGGAAATATCTGAGTTACATGGGAAAAGGTTTGTGTTTGTGCTTCATTCAGATGGGACATTACGAATTTGGGATCTTTCATCTCATAGCAGGGTCTTTAATCATACCGTAACAG GTGCTACCTTTCGAAGGTTATGGGTGGGTCAATTTGACCCTGATTCAAGTACAATTCCTCTGTCAATTTTATACAAACACGGTTTG GATGAAGAGTTGGAGATGATTTCTTTACATAGTATCCGATATAATTTTGGGGAGAGAAATGTTTTTTCTATGGATCCTTCAGTGCAAAATATCACCTTGGAGGAG GGACAATGCCTTGACGTTAAAATAACACTGGATAAGATATGGATATTGAAAGATGATGAATTGGTTTCACACATGTTAACAACAAACGTTGAGGA GGTAGAAGCATTTTCTTATGCTTTACAAGAAGAAGTTGTTGCTGATCAGCTGTTTCAAAGTTCAGAACATCAAGCAGATGAAATCTTGCAAATTGCATGTTCAATATTTTCATCTTCAAAG GAGGATGTTGTGCCATTTATATCTTCTATATTCCTGCGCAAACTGCTTCTTCCTGGGGTGCATCATAATGCTGCTTTGCATGCAACACTTGCTGAATATAGCAGGCATTTGCCTGAATCTGACTTACAAGCATTAACTGCTGATGGACTAAAACAGGAGGTTCTGTCACTCATTGAACATGAG GTTGGTTCTGAAAAGCTGTCCATACTGCATTCTTGGAAATGTTTTCTGACCCGCTATTTCCACAATTGGTGCAAGAACAATGCAATATATGGCTTGCTTGTTGATTCTTCAACTGATGCTGTTGGTTTAATCAGAAAAAGTTCGGTTTCAATTTTTCGGTCTTTGGAAGATATTGAGCGGATTGTAGAAG ATGAAGTTGGTGAGCTCACAGGCCTTGTGGATTTACTTGATGATGATCTTGAATGTGAAATTCTGGTCGAATTACTTAGATGTGTTATGAGTTTCAGCCAACAGTTGGGCAAAACTGCATCCTCTATTTTTTATGAATCAGTTTTAACTGCACCAGTGATTTCATCTGAAGACATTGTTCACTGTATAGTGAAGATTCTGGAAACTGGATCTTGTATATCAGGGCCCAATGAGAAGGAGCTTATAGATCACAAAAGCTTGAGAAAACTTTCTGCTGAAATGTTCTTATCTCTTCAAAGCTTGTACAGAAAGGCTTCTGCATGGAGCAGAATTTTAAATGTAATTCAGGGTTTCTTGAAATTTTTGGTTCCACagaaaataatacaaaattttgataCTGAAGTGTCATCAAATATAAACTCCTCCATTATAGTGCATACTACTTATCAGATTTCGAAAGTGATGTTTGAATCTGCCTGGGATTTCCTTCTATTTTTAAGTTATCTGGTGGACATCGGTGGTCAG GTCCACTTGTCACATGATGATATCACCAAAATACAACTTGAGATAGTTCCAATGCTtcaagaaattatttttgaatggCTAATCATCAACTTCTTTGCCATCACACCATCTGCACCAGCTACAACTGAGGACTTCAATTCTAAACTTTCATCATTACATATAG ATTGCAACACGGGGAAACAATTATGGAATGAGAAGCTTGGTAGACGCGACTTTACATTGGCTTTTATATTGCTGCTAAATGTTAGAAGTTCATCAACAGACCATGGCCACCTTTTAAAAAGATTTCCAAATATGCAGAGCTTTGTTAACAGGATGAGAGACTTTATCAGTTGGATCATATGGGGCCAGTCTGGTGGATCATCTAATTTCCTGAGTCGTTCAATTGATCTTGCATTTATCCTTTTCAAGCATGGCCAGTATGAGGCTGCTGAG CAATTGCTGATGATGGCGGAAGCACATCTTCTAAAGGAGAAGACATCCCAAAGTATTCAAGAATCTGATGGTGGATGGTGCATACGCCAACATCTTCTAGGATGCTGCCTCCTTGCACAGGTGCAGTGTGGATTGCATACAACACAGAAGGACAACAAGGTTTTTGATGCCATTCGCTGTTTCTTCAG ATCTTCATCTGGAAATGGTGCATCCGAGGCTTTGCAGAGTTTGTCTGAAGATGTCGGAATTCCGTATCTTGGTTTTA GTGGTTGTGCATCAACGGCTGCTTGGAAGCTTCAATACTATCAATGGGCTATGCAGTTATTTGAACGATATAGTATTAGTGAAGGTGCTTGCCAGTTTGCTCTTGCTGCACTTGAACAAGTTGATGAAGCTATGAAAGATGAGAATAACCCGGTTAATGGATCCATTACAACCACAAGGGGCCGACTATGGGCGAATGTCTTCATATTTGCATTAGACCTTGGTCGCTATTATGATGCTTATTGTGCAATAGTTTCAAATCCAGATGAGGAGAGCAAATACATCTGCTTGAGGCGTTTCATAATTGTTCTTTACGAACAAGGTGCTATAAAG ATTCTTTGTAGCAATAAACTTCCCCTTATTGGGCTAGTGGAAAAGGTAGAGCAAGAGCTTGCTTGGAAG GCTGAACGATCAGATATTTCTGCAAAGCCAAACTTGTACAAGTTGCTCTATGCATTTCAAATGCATCAGCATAATTGGCGACGAGCAGCAAATTACATGTATATGTATTCAACTCGTTTGAGAACTGAAGCTGCTTCAAAAGATTACCAAGGCAGTTCATTGATGTTGCAAGAGAGGCTGAATGCACTCTCCGCTGCTATCAATTCACTACACCTTGTTCATCCTGCATATGCCTGGATTGATCCACCAGCTAATGGAAGTTCTCTTCTTGGTGAACATTACCCAAGTAAGAAAGCTAAAAGAATACCTGAAGATCATT CAGCTGATAATGATGCTGAGCCTGAAAGGTGGCAGTCTTGTATTGATGTTGAAAAACTCGAGAATGAGTTTGTGCTAACTTCAGCAGAGTATAAGCTATCGCTGGTAAATGTCAAGTGGACATTTTCTG GCAAAGATGGAGCCCTATCAGATTTGGCTGAACTTCTTGTCAACAATAATTTGTATGATATGGCCTTCACGATCCTTCTCAGATTTTTCAAGGGTTCAGCACTGAAGAG GGAATTGGAAAGAGTTTTATCTGCTATTTCATTGAGATGCTGTCTTGATAAAGTAGAATCTACTTGGGTTGA ggaacaTGGCCAGTTAGTGACGTCTTCTAAGCTTGAGATGGTTGTCCATGGTTCACCTGTTACACATCACACAACTCCACAAACTGACGGTAGTAGTTGCTGGGCAACTCTGAAGATTTACCTT GAAAAATATAAGGAATTTCATGGGAGATTGCCTGTTATTGTTGCCGAAACTCTTCTACGTGCAGATCCTCAGATTGAATTGCCCCTTTGGCTGGTTCAGTTGTTCAAG GAGGGACAAAAGGAAAGGATGTCCGGTATGAGTGGCCGGGAGTCAAATCCTGCATCTTTATTTCAGCTTTATGTTAGCTATGGTCGATATACAGAAGCTACTAATCTTTTGCTCGAGTGCATACAATCGTTTGCTTCAGTG AGGCCAGCGGATATTATTAGAAGGAAAAGATCCTTTGCTGCTTGGTTCCCATACACGACAATCGAGCGCCTACTATACCAACTTGAGGAATTGACTAGAAAGGGTCACATGGTAGAACAATGCGACAAGCTCAAAAGGATGCTTCTCAGTTCTTTGCAAAACCATCTAAAGACA CTAAAGGTGGACTCGGAAGATGCAATTTCTGTATCTTCATGA